The genomic region TTGAATTAAAGCATTACGCAAATGAACAAGTACTCAGTGCTTTTGCTGAGTAGCAAAATACAGTAAGGCTTATTAAATGTCAAGTAATAAAGATCAAGTGAAAGTCAAACAACAGATATCAAGCATAGTGCTGTAGCTGCTTCAGAGTAAGTTTCAGTCctattttcacaaaaaacattttgaaaaccaaACAGAACTATTTTTATTACATGACGTCTTCATCTATTTTGCATTTGTACAATGCATTGAGTAATCTGCTGACTGATCCCTGTGTGGATCCATAGGGGCAATTTACACTGTACATGATCATTCATGTACAACATGGAGAGCAACTGGAGGGCTCCTGCAAATAAATACAGACTATAAACAGTACACACAGTATGATTAAACCCTGATGTAATAATTCAGTGTTTCTCTAAATCAGCTATTTTTGATTCAAATTGTTTCCAGCTCATTTGCAGATATGCAGCGAGGCCACTGgcttaaattaaaaacacaggcaACAGTGTGTGTCCAGAGTGGTTAAGAGACACTGACAGGGAATCTGAGAGGGCTTAGAGGCGTTGGGGCATTTATGAAGCTGCTTAGCTCTATAGTGTATGGGGTAAAGTTGCTGGAGGTTGAGCTGCATCTTCCTGATCTCTGTGAGGCTTCTTGCAGGTGagtgccagcagcagcagcatagGCAGGTGCCAGAGGCTGCAAAAGAACAGCTTGCGGGCGTTGCTGCGGTCACCCTTGTAGTAGAAGCGGAAAGCCAGGTAGCTGATGTACAGGTTTATTGGCAGAGAGATGAGAGGGAAAGTCCAGGTGGTGACGTCCAACATGGGCGCTAAGGTCGACAGGCCGATTAGAGCCAAGCTGTGGCGCAGGGCCACCCGTTTGCACATCCCAGGGTGGGTAACCGACATCATGCGGTAACCACCACGGGAGTAATCTTCCCTCAGGTTCCAGCTGAGGGCGTTGAAGTGAGGGAACTGCCAGCTGTACAGGAAACCACCCAGCAACAGAGCACCTTGGGGGGGATAAAAGAATGAGGATTGAGGGGGTTAATGATGCACAATGCATAGCCTGACTGACTAACTAATGTGGCTGCTCGTTTCTTTCAGACTCAGACGATGAATTTTAGGCCAAGTGCTGAAAGAAGTTTCATATTGAGAATTTTCAGTTAAAAGTCACTATGTTTAATTatggctggaaaacaagcacagtagtggcccttgaggactggaaTTCCCCATCACCGATGTAGAGATACATCAATGACTATCAAACTAGCACCAAACGTTGCTGATCATCTTTACTGGTTTATTTAACAGGGACAGCGTTTTTCAGAATTACTATTCTGTCTGGTAACAGgtcaaataaaaagaacaagTTACAAACTAACAGGAGACAAGGATTTTCAACCTATGCAACTAAAATGATAAGAGTAGTATGTCCAGGTTTTCTTGTTCCTGCTTctttttacatataaaatatcaaatatgaaAACTGTGTGGCAAAGTGTGGTCTGAGGCTGCTCAGTAGTGTACTCTGCTTTGAAGAGACATTCAGAGAACACGTATTTACTGTATTCATTTGGTTTAACCATTTGATAACATGCAGTTCATTTAAAGGGCAGGCTGATCTCAAAGGCTGAGCCACAGTGAAGAAAAGATTGTTTTGAAAGCTTTCATGAACAGGATGAGTTGCCATGGAACCAGAGGTTctcttaaaataaacagaaatgaatgaacaaaacagTAGTGCTTTAATTTAACAGATAAAAAGCTGAAGTCATTAAACTTGTGTTAGCACTTCTACAggacacaacagcaacaactcgatttcacaacagaaaacttgaaaattaaaaataagctcctcagtctgtctcttttctaatatttcattcatttggttctcttttttccccaaagCCATGTACCTCTCAGACTGAATATTTTGACACTCCCAAAAAAAAATACCACCAGTCCAGgaacaaaatgtataaatgtttaCAGCGTTATGTCCTACACTGCGTCTGCAAGTTCAGCAACATGCAGGGTTTGAGCCTCATCACCTAAGAGCCAATACATTATGACTTATGGTGACTGTGTGGCTAAATACTCACGTGTGCACGGTAGTATAACTAAttatatcaatatcaatatcaattgATAATTTCCGAAATGATTTAGTTTTATTGTAAGAAAACTGTTAAAAGATCAATTCCCTTTATCAATGTTTTCAGATTTTAACAGAATAATTTTGCCTCAACCAGCTTGAAGTTTTAGCTCTAGCATCTCCCGTACATATATATAAGCCCATTAATAAACCATAACTGTGCTGGTGAGTCGTACCTGGCTCCAGACAACCTGTGGCAGCCGTCCAGCCCATGACAGGAGGTATAGCACCCACCAAAGCCCCCACCCAGGTGTTGGTGATGCTGAGCCTCTTCAGCGGTGTGTAGCAACAGGTGTAGAGAAAGATGTTGAGGGCACCCAGGAAACCTGTCAAGGGGTTTACTGCCAGTGTGAGCAGAGCCACTCCAGGAACTCCACAGGCCAGAGCAAAGGACACTGCATGAAGGGGACTGATATAACACAGGGAcaccaaagaaaaagaaacatagGGAGAGAATATGAGAAGGAATTAAATTATAAAAcgaaatgaaaaatatacaaaagcAAGACTGAATGAATGGGTTTCAAAAAGTATTTTGATAAAAGGCAAGTTTCAATACACTCAGACAAAGGACCATCACTGCCATGGGAACTATGGGATGATAAAGGTTGTGGCCTTGTCTAGAGACCAGATAAGACAATGACAGCTCcatgttacacacacaaacatacccacccgcacacatgcacacaaacacacccacccacGGGGGCCACACACTGACAGTCGGCAGTCGTGCATGGCTGAGTCTCCTAACAGGAGGCTTAAAGGAAGCTCATCTGATAAGAGCTTGTCAGGGATAAAAGTAGCTCTGCAAGATGAAGAGCATGTGCACAAGCCAGAGATCAAAACTCACTGAAGAAAACCACTGTGGCTCAGGCTTTTAGATGGATGAAgacttcctgctcctcctcctctccccctcaTCTTTTATTGAAAGCAGTGATGGCAAAGTCTGGTTCAAATTCACCAGTAAATGCTCCATAAATTAAAGAGAGGGCAGATTAAAATCTTGACCAAACGCAGGCCTTTTCTTCAAAAAGCAaacagggcttttattttgttggtgtGGCTGAGCAGGGAGATTGGTACATTAATGTGATTAGTGGTGTTATATCTGTTTAATGTGGgatgaggggggggggggcaggcaGGCTGACTATGGGCTGTTGACAGTCTGGCTGTGGGTTGGCTCAGTGGGGTCGGGGGGGAGGTGCGTCACATGGCCTGAGGTGGGTTTACGACCCTCTGCTTACAGTTTCACACAGCCGCAGTCATAATGTCAGATAGGTAAAGTCAATACTGAAAGCCCAGGATGTGGTTAGAACACAATCAAGGCCAGGGACCCAAACATATAagacatttatttatctattaggttaagaaaaaacaaaacaaaaaaaaaacaggattattttattaaaaactttGTAATTTTACATCCTCAATTGGTCAGAGAGGGTTATGTAAAGTGTGAAAACGTTTCTATTACTTTTCCACCTCCATATCAGTGAGGGCAGGATACACAACAGAAGCAACTTTCTATATAATGTATTacagcaccacaaactacaGCTTGCCCTCCACAACGATCATAATAATCATTATTAAAATAGGATTTACTGCATGAttgttgtattagactgcaCTAGTTTTTGTTAGTTGTACATGTGCCTAGTAAACTGCCACTTGTGCATATTTCAATTGCTGAGATGATGCTGGGCAGGCAGACTCCAGCAGCAAGACAGATGTAGTGGAAGAATATCATTTGGCAAAGAAGAAACCTTGTTCTGAGGACAACATGGagaatgtgtaaaatgtggCCTTCTGATAGCTTGTTTGACAGGACAGTCCAGCCTCCcatctgctctctgtctctatgCAAGATTGtctgagtgagagagaaaggaggtgAAACATACTGCTTCGatgtgtctctctcacacacacacacacaaacacacacacctcctttTGTCAGGACAGGCTAAAAGCCAGCGAGAACAGCCTGTGTTTAGACAGCAAGACGTCTTCAATCACCCACTCAACAGCACAAAAGTCCACATTTAAACATCATGTCAATGGAGAATTCCTAAAACAACGCTGAGATAGCTGTGGGTCAAGGTCTAGTTATGATACAGGCAGTTCAGTGACTGTGTTGCTGGGATATATTAACAGCCTCAGACATATTGAGTTTCTTCTTGCTGGCAGAACGTAGATTGGACTGATAGTGAAGTGTCATCCTCCTGTGTCAACAAGttatttgcttttgttcttCCTGAATAAAAGAAAGTTGGGAAGCTTTTCCTGTAAAGGAGGAGGTTTCCTGGCACTGACAATGGTTGAGGAGgaactgtggttgttttgtgttgtttttggttCATGCATCTGTGCATCCGTCTGCTGCTAAAGGGTGACAGTTTCCCAGGCAAGTAGAGACAAACATATCCAATCACAAGTGAGATGTGTAGGAGCGTGGCGATGCACAAAGTTCACTGAGCACCAATACAGAGGTTATCTGACATCTCAACACTGGAGTAAAAAGCGGAAGTGGTAAAGTGAGAAACACCCTAACCTCTgccttgtctcctctccttcccaACCAGGTACCAAACTCGCATTACAGCAGACAGGTGTAAAAAGCAGAACATTGCAACTGCCTGCATGCACTCATGGTACTGGCAGTTATCATCCCTGCCACCATTTCCCATACACAGTAACTGGTCTGTTCAAGTGCCAAGATACCTTAATAACAAAAGTTGGAGTGACGTATGTAAAATCAATATTGCATGTGTGGCTGgtgacagttttatttaagGTGTGTTCTACATTATTTTATTGCCTGCAAATATACTTAGAGCTTAATCACATCATTCTGTTAAATGAGTGCAAAACCTGAAAACTGTACCTGATCTGCCCTCTGACAAGTGGACGGTTCTTCGTACGGTTCATGTTGGAGTCGAAGGGCACCTCGAAGTACTGTGGAGACAGAAGAACAAGTGGGCTAAAGCAGaagacacacataaatacacaaacaaggGATAAGATAATCAGTCTCTTTTTATGCAGATGTAGGGTGTACATGTGAAGATGGGCGACGGGACATTTCCACCTTTGCTGACTTTGTGAGTCTATGCAACATCTGGAGAGAAATCATGCAAAGGGACCCACTTAAGGCATCGACACAGCAAATCTCTGAACTTGAAACCTGAAATTGACTGGAGGTGGAAGGTGGAGGCAGTGAGTTGGTGGGTGGGAGGTGGTGGTGCTGTTCTGGGATACAACTATGTGAAAAACTACTTATACCCCTATTTTATGATCTGCTCTGGAGGAGTATGCTTCAAAGTGCTCCCAAGAGATTGGCAATGTGTGactaaaatgcaaacacatggGGTGCTTAAATGCAGGAACTGgctaatctgtgtgtgtatgtgtgtgtgcgtgtgtgtgtgtgtgtgagagagagagagtgtgttagccagcaaacacacataaaagtcTGTATATGGGTGACTGCACAAGAGCCTCTGACTAATGAAGAAAACAGATAAAGCACTTAAGAGCTCAGAACATCAAGATCCATCTCTTTTGATATATGGTCCATATAAAATATCTAATAAAGATAatccatttttctcttcttaGACCCTAGTTCCAAAATTTATTACACTCATGACATTGGAAAGCCACCATATTATTAAAAAACCCCTGGTGGATGGCATTGCATTTCATATCGtataggtttttattttgaagaactTTACTGAGTCGGCTGCACTACTGACGTCTGGTACATGAGCTATCTCGCATTACTTAACTGTGACTTAACTGTGAAGTCAAGATACAAATACAAAGCACTGACAAAAAGATTAAATAGGTTCTATAACAACTGTCTACCAAGTTAAGTTGCATGAGGTTTGGCGGCACACTAAACCTCTCAGAGAAGAGGGTCAGggatacaataaaataaaaatctacaaaaaagCCAAACCTGAATCTCTATCTGGGTTGCCAGTATTTGTATTACACCTTACTGTAGTTTACATGAACTATTAATGAACTAGAACATGGCAGAAAATGGATAATAGTGACATTTTATGAATACCCTTTAGTAAAAATGATCTCATTTGTGTATTATTTATAAATGCATTTATGCAACATTAGCATAAGTAATAAAAGACACAGATTCATTAATGGTCACACCTACCACACACTTATCTGGCTGTCGTTAGTGCTAAAATTGCAACAGCACTAAAACCCCCCAACCCACCAAAGACATTACAAAGCAGTGGAATACGGtctctttaaatatttcaaatctCTTGGTTCCCTTTTTCGTCTGGCTAGCTGGGACTGACTGGACAGGGACAGGCTAATGCACAGCTGTGTATGTAGCGGTGGGACCCCAAGGCCCAGGCCGAGGGTGTTAATTCTATTTCCTGGGTCAGGAAATGAGTCAGGAGGTCAAGGGCAGCATGAGAGAGCAATGAACTTTGTGAGAGCTGAGCAGTGCTGAACCAGGCCTAAGACAAAAACCAGGTCTAAGCTCAGTGGAACACAGCTCACATAAAAGGTTTCCAATAAAATCATCCAATATGCTAAAAACTGTTGTGGGAATATCAGAAACCTGTACAGCAATTaagaaacacataaaacaaaatattttgtgtgaaaaGACAAGATGTACAGTAGATTTCTGCCACTGTTTGGATGAACCTGTCGTGTGTATATGGATGATTTGATGTGAAGGTCAAAGTCACTCAGTCCACTTCACAGCATGTGGCATCACATGTGTGTTGTCATTTCAAAGTTTGTCCAGTTCTGCTGTCCTCCCACCCTCGCTGTGCCTCATCAGCTGTGCCTAATCTCAGCCCATCTCATTATTGCTACACAACAATGAGTTAAAATGGCATTGAGATAACTGGCCCTTTTGTGTTGTCTCTGCCTtggacacatttatttttttactaattACAGTTCTCTAATTGAAAACTAATCAAGTGTACATCACAGTCAACTGGGTGTGCAACTGTTTAACAAGAGTAGGACCAGGGAACAGTAAATAAACAGTATTTACATACAGTGCACAAAACAAGCGTCCATTCGAATATCTTGCATGTGagcagtctgtgtgtgcgcAGTGCAGACATTGAATCCACACAGTATATGTGTGGACCGTTGCAAACTTATGTGAACACAACAGCATAAATTCATGTTAGCACAACCTATAATAACAACTCAATACTACAGTCTTCTAAATAATATCAGTAACAGTAGGAAGCTTTGGAAAGTATTtcagctgtttattttcatttcctgcaTAACCAATCCACTAATGTTAAAATTCAGCTTTCATCATGATGCATGTGCATAATGAATATGAAACAGAGGTAAACTGATATTTGTTCATTCTGCTCCACTCACTCACTGACAAACTGACATGTCTAATTAAAACTGG from Mastacembelus armatus chromosome 19, fMasArm1.2, whole genome shotgun sequence harbors:
- the cox10 gene encoding protoheme IX farnesyltransferase, mitochondrial gives rise to the protein MYKTPCSRLSGLAGVSLKQKLLQNVPRCNQSARCFLQLHRRDPSTWLTYQHLNFLKRQYVAKNNSELHQRASLKQAPVLTIVDERDDSIERQVQRIPTVDRVVTDTEAQSEFSTLRPSTENAAVQEDSVSSTVARSDETPRVQVGTAEAREARLDRQWKQLKVDLAELPDIYSRLSKIKLTALVVTTAAAGFAMAPVPFDPILFFVSSLGTGLASCAANSINQYFEVPFDSNMNRTKNRPLVRGQISPLHAVSFALACGVPGVALLTLAVNPLTGFLGALNIFLYTCCYTPLKRLSITNTWVGALVGAIPPVMGWTAATGCLEPGALLLGGFLYSWQFPHFNALSWNLREDYSRGGYRMMSVTHPGMCKRVALRHSLALIGLSTLAPMLDVTTWTFPLISLPINLYISYLAFRFYYKGDRSNARKLFFCSLWHLPMLLLLALTCKKPHRDQEDAAQPPATLPHTL